The following proteins come from a genomic window of Micromonospora echinofusca:
- a CDS encoding sigma-70 family RNA polymerase sigma factor — translation MTDSGDCHDEALSWCVSGRRCRNSGPGATQVQILVDRTFAYSWAQCSHKFRNRRHASTGGTPGRPVSADPQRSSRRPDAPSPEPDPAAGRAPFETALRGPAQAEADQSGGGAIRRTAGPCPQPFSVLACSTCRTAASSRCAASPRWTTTIPVARGSGPGSSRTACRWLAHRYAGRGEPYDDLAQVAALALVRAVDGFDVERGVPFSGYAVPSIFGALRRHFRDTTWAMRVPRRAQELNGRMRAVTAELTQSRGHHPSAAELADHLEVRVEEIQATALAAQAYRLMSLDAPRHETDDLGTLALIGAVDPAFARVDDHLVLRSLLADLPPRERRILTLRFHGQLTQKLIAERCELSQMHVSRLLKQSLARLRAGMPRGPSPARSASPARSASPTRMPRPCRMRRIATHRPCAVSTMGTRSDSNREG, via the coding sequence ATGACGGATTCGGGTGACTGTCACGATGAGGCCCTCTCATGGTGCGTCTCCGGCCGGCGCTGTCGGAACAGCGGGCCGGGAGCCACACAAGTGCAAATATTGGTAGATCGGACTTTTGCATATTCATGGGCTCAATGCTCCCATAAGTTTAGAAATCGTCGCCACGCATCGACCGGCGGGACGCCAGGCCGACCAGTGAGCGCAGACCCGCAACGATCCTCACGTCGACCGGACGCGCCCTCTCCTGAGCCCGATCCCGCAGCCGGCCGCGCTCCATTCGAAACGGCGCTTCGTGGACCGGCACAGGCGGAAGCCGACCAGAGCGGTGGCGGCGCGATCCGCCGGACCGCAGGGCCATGCCCCCAGCCGTTCTCCGTCCTCGCCTGTTCGACGTGCCGGACAGCCGCGAGCAGTCGCTGCGCCGCCTCGCCGCGTTGGACCACGACGATCCCGGTCGCGCGAGGCTCCGGGCCCGGATCATCGAGAACGGCCTGCCGATGGCTGGCCCACCGGTACGCCGGACGCGGCGAGCCGTACGACGACCTGGCGCAGGTTGCGGCGCTGGCCCTGGTCAGAGCGGTCGACGGGTTCGACGTCGAGCGAGGCGTTCCCTTCTCCGGCTACGCGGTCCCGAGCATTTTCGGTGCCCTGCGTCGGCACTTCCGCGACACCACGTGGGCGATGCGGGTACCGCGCCGGGCCCAGGAGCTGAACGGCAGGATGCGCGCCGTCACGGCGGAGTTGACACAGTCGCGGGGCCACCATCCGAGTGCCGCCGAACTTGCCGACCACCTTGAGGTGCGCGTCGAGGAGATCCAGGCCACCGCCCTCGCGGCGCAGGCCTACCGGCTGATGTCGCTCGACGCGCCGCGTCACGAAACCGACGACCTCGGGACGCTCGCGCTCATCGGTGCCGTCGACCCCGCCTTCGCCCGGGTGGACGATCACCTCGTTCTGCGGTCGCTCCTGGCAGACCTTCCGCCGCGGGAGCGTCGGATCCTGACGCTGCGGTTCCACGGCCAGCTGACCCAGAAGCTGATCGCCGAGCGGTGCGAGCTGTCGCAGATGCACGTGTCACGGCTGCTGAAGCAGTCCCTTGCCCGGCTCCGTGCCGGCATGCCGCGCGGACCGTCCCCGGCCCGCAGCGCATCCCCGGCCCGCAGCGCATCCCCGACCCGAATGCCCCGACCGTGTCGAATGCGCCGAATCGCCACCCACCGCCCCTGCGCTGTCTCCACGATGGGAACGAGGTCGGATTCCAACCGAGAGGGGTAG